In Bactrocera oleae isolate idBacOlea1 chromosome 5, idBacOlea1, whole genome shotgun sequence, a genomic segment contains:
- the LOC106618837 gene encoding protein spaetzle-like, whose protein sequence is MSVKLSLLLTMVAFFLMLRKTNGRPLPKADAPKDVINKLQSIFKVGEGIMVYNTGIAREELEDDEIVCAERRAGKSYCKEVENYMEATRLDKIDPEQFAKFKEYFKDDLEPAQMVATRMDFGKLPCNSRTNIIYPKGAESEDSKWLLIVQHGQHKQGILVEECENEGRPCEENSTLPLKDIPKCKQSFTYRKLVVLVNGVMKEEMVKLPSTCKCRMCST, encoded by the coding sequence atGTCTGTAAAGTTGTCGTTATTGCTCACAATGGTTGCATTTTTCTTGATGCTTCGAAAAACCAATGGCAGACCACTGCCTAAAGCCGATGCACCCAAAGATGTGATCAATAAACTGCAGAGTATCTTTAAAGTTGGCGAAGGTATTATGGTATACAACACAGGAATAGCAAGAGAAGAACTTGAGGATGACGAAATTGTTTGCGCCGAACGTAGAGCTGGAAAGTCATATTGTAAAGAGGTTGAAAATTATATGGAGGCTACACGTCTAGACAAAATCGACCCAGAACAATTTGCTAAATTCAAGGAATATTTCAAAGACGATTTGGAACCAGCACAAATGGTGGCAACCCGCATGGATTTTGGAAAGTTGCCATGTAATAGtagaacaaatattatatatccaaaGGGCGCTGAGTCAGAGGATTCGAAATGGTTGTTGATAGTGCAACATGGACAACACAAGCAAGGTATTTTGGTAGAGGAGTGCGAAAATGAGGGCCGACCATGCGAAGAGAATAGTACCTTGCCGCTGAAGGATATtccaaaatgtaaacaaagtttCACCTATCGTAAATTGGTTGTGTTGGTGAATGGCGTGATGAAGGAGGAAATGGTGAAATTGCCAAGTACCTGCAAATGTAGAATGTGCTCCACATAA
- the LOC106618835 gene encoding protein spaetzle codes for MKAMKLTFLLTLTAFSLLLRVQKTNSRPQSHADPNGANDVLSKLDSIFKVGPGMMVFSTLPSGAHPNEVVGKDDNGENIICAERTAGQSYCTDVPNYLESSQLDKIDPQQFEQFSSYFKDDFMQPFNVTNRMNEEAEENFCNSKSRIIYPKSVETKESKWVLVVQHERHRQGVLVEQCENEGSSCKYEDLMPIGVSSKCKQHYVYRSLIVLVNGVLVERMVKLPNYCECVLRFNLRRKY; via the coding sequence ATGAAGGCAATGaaactaacatttttattaacattaacGGCGTTTTCGTTATTGTTGAGAGTGCAAAAAACCAATAGCAGACCACAATCGCACGCTGATCCGAATGGGGCTAACGATGTGCTTAGTAAATTGGATAGTATCTTCAAAGTCGGTCCCGGTATGATGGTATTCAGTACGCTACCCTCAGGCGCCCATCCCAATGAGGTTGTTGGCAAAGATGACAACGGCGAGAATATTATCTGCGCAGAACGCACTGCTGGGCAGTCATACTGCACTGATGTGCCAAATTATTTGGAATCCTCACAGCTAGACAAGATCGATCCGCAGCAGTTTGAGCAATTCAGTTCATATTTCAAAGACGATTTCATGCAACCCTTCAATGTGACAAATCGCATGAACGAGGAGGCGGAGGAGAACTTTTGCAATAGCAAATCGCGCATCATTTATCCGAAAAGTGTTGAAACAAAAGAGTCCAAATGGGTGTTGGTAGTGCAGCATGAACGCCATAGACAGGGCGTGTTGGTGGAGCAGTGCGAAAATGAGGGCAGTTCCTGTAAATATGAGGATCTAATGCCCATTGGCGTCTCATCCAAATGCAAACAACACTATGTCTATAGAAGCTTGATAGTATTGGTGAATGGTGTGTTGGTAGAGCGTATGGTTAAATTGCCAAATTATTGTGAATGTGTTTTACGCTTTAATTTAAGaaggaaatattga